CGGGAGCATGATGGCCTGTAACCCTCACGAGCTGACCCGCGCTCTGGAGGTGCTTAACCTCATCGAAATCGGAGAGCTTACGTTCCTGGCGGCGAGCGAGCGAAAGGAGACGCGGGGGAAACATAACAGGGTGGACTATCCCTTCACCAATCCGCTCCTCGAAAAACTGCTGGTCGTGAAGAAGGTGGACGGCAAACCTGTGATGGAATGGAGAACCATACGGAAGTGAAAGCGGTAAGAAGGACGATTCCAATATCTAATATCGAATATCGAAATCCTAAACAATATCCAAACTCCAAAATTCCAGATCACGCCGCCGGGGCTGAAGCATCTCTTTTTTGGAATAGTTGGTATTGTTTAGGATTTAGACACTAGATATTGGGATTCGGGGTAAAGATATGCCGCCTGTGATCAACAAAGATAAATGCAAACATTGCGGCAAATGCGCCGATGCCTGTCCGAGCGATGTTTTCTACGGGTCGGTCATAGGTGAAATCCCTGCGGTCACCTATAAAGATGAGTGCTGGCACTGCAATGCGTGCGTTGAGGCCTGTCCGCACGAAGGCGCGATCAGATTGCGCATACCTCTTCCACTCACAATAATGTATCAGGACAAAACAAATTCTAAATCCTGATTTCGAAATTCCAAACAAGAGCGAATGACCAAAATTTCAGGTGCAACCGGGCCCGTTCCCCAGTTTGGGATATTTGATATTTGAAATTGTTTAGGATTTAGATATTAGATATTGGAATTTGCGGTAAGCACCAGGAGAGCGTGCGCTTGAAGGCGAGTCCCTACTACCCCCTCTTTCTTGACCTTAGCGGAAGCTGCTGCGTCGTCATCGGCGGCGGCCCTGTTGCGGAGCGGAAAGTACGGGCGCTGCTCACATGTGGAGCGAACGTACGGGTTGTCAGCCCGAGCGCGTGCACGGGGCTCCGTGCACTAGGGGAAATGAAGAAAATCAAGCTTAAGGTGAGGGCCTACCAACCAGCCGACCTCGAAGGCGCGACGCTCGCTTTTGCTGCCACGAACGATGAAGCCACAAATAAGCGGGTAAGCCGGGACGCCAAGGATAAGAGAATACCGGTCAATGTAGCGGATAGTCCTGATCTTTGCGATTTTATAGTGCCTGCTGTCGTGAGGCGCGACCCCATCCTGGTAGCAATTTCTACGTCCGGGATGCTACCCATGCTTGCGCGCAGGCTCAGGCAGGAGATCGAGAGACAGCTTCCGAAGGACCTTGCGCGCTATGTTACAAAGGTGGGCAGGCTACGCAAGCTCCTGATAGAGAGGGTAGGGGATCGCAAGACGCGGCAGAAAATTCTCAAGGAAATAGGTAATGCCAGTATTTCCGAAATCGCAGGCATGTCAATGAGAGAGCTACGCGCCCGCTTCTTGGAAGCAAATTCGAAATCCTGATATCGAAATCCTAAACAAATCCCGGGCACCCGTTTGCGGGTGATCAAGCGTTCAAAGCAGGAAGAAGGAGTCTCAAACTCGAAACTCGCAACGTGCGACTCGTAACGTTTTTTTCTCACACTCCCTTCAGCTTGAACAGCTTTGCTGCGTTTTTCCAGAATATCTTCTCAACGTCGTCTTTGGGCAGTTTTAGTGCTTTGACAAATTTGGCGACTCTTTCCGGTCCCCCGATCGGATGGGCGTAGTCGGTTCCGATGAGAAGGCGATCGACGCCCATGTAGTCGATGCAACATTTCATCGCGGGCAGGTGGAAAGAGATCGTATCGACCCAGACATTCTTCTTGTAGTACTCGGAGGGCGGCTTTGAAAGTGAATAGCCAAAATCCTTCTGGTACGTGTTGAAACAGTCGTCGATTCTGCCCACCATATACGGAAAGACTCCGCCGAGATGCGCATGGATGACTTTTAATTTCGGGAATCGCTCTATGACACCTTCGAAGATGAGGCCGGTAACTGCCATGGTCGTGTCGAGGATAAAGCCGTAAAGGGGCAAAGGCATACGAGCTTTTTTCATTGCGTCTGTGGTTAGCGGCGGCGCAGGATGCACGAAGAAGGGGAGGTCGAGGCTTGCCGCTGCCTCGTAAATGGGCAGGAATTCTTTCGAGTAAATTGGCTTGCCTGCAAGGTTGGAGAAGATAGTGACGCCTTTTACCCCGAGTTCCCGGTAAGCCCTGTCCAGTTCTTTTACTGATGCCTTGACATCCTGATAGGGCAGTGTGGCGAGCGCAAAGAAACGGCCTTTGTATTTCCTGCATGCCTCGGCTAGGTAATCGTTTATTTTTTTTGCCCACATGACGCCATCGGCTCTCGGAAACAGCTCCACGCCCGGTGTGGTCAAACTCACCATCTGGACATCGATGCCGTAGCTGTCCATGTCTTTGATGCGCGGCTCCCAATCATAATGGCCCGGCTTTGAGACTGTCGCAAGGCGCATTCCCTGATGGGAAAAAATAAAATTGGTTGGACCGGTGCGCTTCATGGTCGGGGAGCCTTTCCTCCCTTCGAGATAGTCCATCCAGGGCTTGGGGTAGAGATGGTTGTGCACGTCTATTATCTTCATGCTATGTCTCCTTACTCCTCGTAGTAGTTTCTCTGTACGTGAAGACCCAGAGAAACGAAATGGGATGCTAAGCGGCCGCCGCTCTCTTCTTTGCCTTGTTCGCCTTTATTGCGGGAATCTGCCATGAGGTCAGCAGGGCGATCAGGGCGTACCCGATAATATCAGTGATCCAGTGCGGATACACGAGGAAGAAGCCCGCTATCATATAAAGTGTTCTCTCGCTCCAGGAGAGTGGGCGGAACAGATAACCGTGGAACATGATCGCCATGCAGG
The sequence above is drawn from the Syntrophorhabdales bacterium genome and encodes:
- a CDS encoding amidohydrolase family protein, with amino-acid sequence MKIIDVHNHLYPKPWMDYLEGRKGSPTMKRTGPTNFIFSHQGMRLATVSKPGHYDWEPRIKDMDSYGIDVQMVSLTTPGVELFPRADGVMWAKKINDYLAEACRKYKGRFFALATLPYQDVKASVKELDRAYRELGVKGVTIFSNLAGKPIYSKEFLPIYEAAASLDLPFFVHPAPPLTTDAMKKARMPLPLYGFILDTTMAVTGLIFEGVIERFPKLKVIHAHLGGVFPYMVGRIDDCFNTYQKDFGYSLSKPPSEYYKKNVWVDTISFHLPAMKCCIDYMGVDRLLIGTDYAHPIGGPERVAKFVKALKLPKDDVEKIFWKNAAKLFKLKGV
- a CDS encoding bifunctional precorrin-2 dehydrogenase/sirohydrochlorin ferrochelatase — protein: MKASPYYPLFLDLSGSCCVVIGGGPVAERKVRALLTCGANVRVVSPSACTGLRALGEMKKIKLKVRAYQPADLEGATLAFAATNDEATNKRVSRDAKDKRIPVNVADSPDLCDFIVPAVVRRDPILVAISTSGMLPMLARRLRQEIERQLPKDLARYVTKVGRLRKLLIERVGDRKTRQKILKEIGNASISEIAGMSMRELRARFLEANSKS